The genomic segment tttttgaaaaacatgcttattttgaaacactttaaaatttccaaaaatttAGAACTAAACATGTTCTGCAAAGTAAGACATCTAGGTCGAATGTGACCTTTtactccacaaaaatgacaagaGGGAATGAAACGTTTCTTTTTCCCATTAGAATTTTCAAGTTTACCTGACTGCTTCATTTCTGTAGAAACAGCATGTTCAGCTGTAAAAACAGAACCCTACAAAGTTGAATCAAAATAACCAGAAgacatattttcaaatttaacaAATTTAGTATTCATTTTCGATTGAGTTTCAAAAAAACCCAATCCAGCATGACTTAGTTGACCTGAATTTTGAACCTCCTCAAAAATGTTAGAACTTGGATTTAGCATTTTAACATTTCTTTTCAATTTGTCAAGTTCTTTTGTCAAAAATAGAAGTTCAGAATTTTTTGAGCACAACTCAAATTCACAACATTTATTCTTTTCTTCAAAATCTTTGATGTTGTGAGATAATTCTTTATTCATTTTAACGAAGGAACGATTTTCAGTATAAACCTGTAACCACTTACCATACAGTACCTTGTATGATTCAGCCAATGATTCCTCATTGAGTTCTGACTTGTCTGAATTCAAGTCAATTTCCTTTTTATCGACATCAGTCAAGGTATTGTTTAAACACAAAAAAATTTCCTCTTTCTTGAAAAGCACTTGACAAAACAATGGTTAAAGCAACTTTCTCATTATCCTCTTCAATACTTTCAGAGTCATCATCACTCCAAGTaacattaaaatattttttattctttttcaatGTGTTGGCATATTTAGATTGAATATGATCATAACCTTCACATTCCCgacattgaataccctttttattgttAGAAACAAAAGGTTTAGAAGAGGTGTTACCTTTTggagtttttgaaaaattctttttattCCAATCTTTTTCATGAACTTTTGAAAATTTCTTGTTAACAAGGCTATTTCATCATCTTTCTCATCATCAGAAACATCTTTTTCAGAAACTTTAAATGCAATACCTTTGCTTTTTTCAATTGAATGATTCAGCTTACCCTTTTGCTTTATTTGTTGATTTAGCTCAAATGTTCTTATCGAACCCATAAGCTACTCAAACTTCATTTTGCTAAAATCCTTAGCCTCCTCCATTACTAGAAATTTCGTGTCAAATATGTCTGAAAGCACACGAACTATTTTTCAAACCAACACAGATTCATCTAGTTTTTCTCCTTTTCATAAAACTTAGATAAAGTTTCAGTCTCCAACATTCTTAATTCATCAAATCTAGTTTGCAACATGGTAAAACGTGATCTCTTTACATCAGTGGtaccttcaaactgagtttgaaggattttccacGCCTCCTTTGCAAATTCACAAGATGATATCAATTTTATAAATCCTGCACCAACAACATtaaaaatttcatgcaaatctttattattataacCAGATAATTTTTCATCTTCAATGGACcactcaagttcagattttacctttgaaTTACCTTTATCATCTTTTTCAATTGGTGGAGTCCAACCCTAGAGTATAGATCTCCAAGCCCTCTCATCTTGTGACTTGATGAATGCCCTCATCCTGactttccagtatggataatGAGTATCATTCAATAGTGGTGGCCGAGTGATGGAGTGCCCTTCTCCAAAGAACGACATCtcacacaaaacaaattaaatggaataatataacctcaagatctcactaagaTTTTAGtgacttgctctgataccaattgaaattttgtattttataattaccatcttactatttaattaatcaattaattaaatgcaaaataattaagttggtactaAAACAGATATTCTATATCTACAGATCAGGGTTCTGTAACTACATACTAGAAAACCAGAAAAGAAATAACCTGcagaaaataaaaacacacaaggtttttatacgtggtatcagcaatccttgtagattgctactagtccacggggccacgcccagagataagattcaatagtaagatctcaaaaatacaaagtttttgacttatgcATAAATAGAATCCATCTTATTATATGTTGCAAGATTGATGTATTCCACCTTAACAAATGAACCTTGCTGAACCTTCAAGAATACGAACTCCCTTCGATCTGCTTGAAGTATGCTTTCTTCCTCCCGAAGCAAGACTTGAACCACCTTCTCCCGAAGGCTTGAAGAATTTTCTCCCGAAGGTTTTCACTTTATTCTCCTCCTTTGTAGAACTGTTTGAAGACTCAAAACAATTACAAGGACACTGAAAAACAGAGGTAGAATTGAACTCACTCACCTATACAAAACAAAGACTCTATTTTTCAAATAAGAATGAAATACAAAAAGAGGTAACTAAAACCTAGCAGCCAATGCGAGTATTTATAGTCATTATACTCATATTGGAAAGCTAATACACGATCTAAATTGACCTAAGCCCACAAGGAAACTTTCCTAAAAGAAATCTTCCATTTGACAGGATTTCCTAATTCTGTAGCTACAAAATCGTGAGCTATATATGGTAACAATTCATCCTTTGATGTAGGAATCAAGGCTTCCCTTTTATAACCTGATCATCCAATAAAACTCAATTATACGGTCAGATACAATGAGGTAATCAGCTGGCAAAAGACAATTAAAAAAgatttgattttaaaataataaagccacactatttttggcaaactttcctaatatagaaaagtttgtcatcaattatacctttattatttaaaacaaataaaacatatatcaataatatatatttatatgcaatcgaatataataaaaaaatacaaaatatttttgtcaaattaaataatccaaaaatagaaTTAACAAATATTGAATATGCTATCAAGTACCATTGTTGGCAATGTGCCGTGAATGTTGAAAAATGGTCTAAGGCCGCGTAAGCACACGGTTCATGGTGCATAAATGGTGAATTGATCAATACATTAATTAAAGAAATTGATGCCTTCGTGTGGTGCATATAAAATACAATCACCTTGATTACTATGATCAATTGGTTGATCAAAATTGAAGGCTTGCCTGGCTGCTCTTTACAGCACATAAAGGAGTTTAATCCTCTTTATGTGCCGTACAGTGTGCACAAAAATGTCTTGATCAAATTGATTTCAAATTTGAACGAATGTCGTGTGTTGAACAGGTTTTATGAAGCCAGAAAATCTAAGGGGAAAACTTTAGAAAAGAGTCACAAGATTTAGCTGAAAACCTTAGTTGTGATCTGAGGTGTTAATTGTATTTATTGAAACATTATTACAGTTTACACAGAAGAGATTAGTTAGAATAACTAACTCTATAATCAGCTAACAAAAAATGTAACAAAACTATGCTAATATAGAAAAATAACAACTAACAAAAAATTTTAGTTATGTACTTTTATCCCCCCTCAAATGAAAAGGGGTGTTCATAACATTGAGTTTGGACTTAAGGTAAGCAAATCGATCAATAGGCAGAGCATTGGTGAGAATGTTTGGCACTTGATCCAAAGTAGGCACATTAACGAATGGAGAGAGCCTTGGCAAGCAACTGATCTTGAACAAATGAAGATCAATCTCGATGTGTTTAAATCGAGCATGGAAAACATGGTTAGCAGCTAGAGCTGCAGCCCCTTGATTGTCAACCTAAAGTACTGGTGGTTCCGATAAGGTGATATGAAGCTCAATAAGGAGAGAAACATGCCATATCACTTCAGCAGCTGCATTAGCCAAGGCGTGGAATTCATATTCCGTACTTAAACGAGCAACAACTTGTTCCTTTTTGGCAGACCAAGACAGTAAATTACCTCCTAAAAACATGGCATAACCATTAGTTGACTTCCTGTCGTCGGGGCAACTAGCTCAACCAGCATCTGAATAGACTTGTAGAGTGAGAATATCAACTGGTTTAAGGAGCAATCCCTCATAAATAGTACCCTTTAAATATCGTAGTAACCTTTTACAAGCTTCCCAATGTGTAACTCTTAGAGCATAACCAAGCTTCCCAGTTGACTTCCTATCGTCGGGGCAACTAGCCCTATCAGCATCTGAATAGCCTTGTAGAGTGAGACTAGCAGTTGGTTTAAGGAGCCATCCTTCATAAATAGTACCCTTTAAATGTCGTAGTAACCTTTTACAAGCTTCCCAATGTGTAACTATTGGAGCTTAACCAAATTGACTCAACTTGTTGACTATGAATGCAACATCAGGTCTGGTTAGAGTCCAGTATTGTAAAGCCCCCAAAGTGCTCCTATATAATGTGACATCACTGAATGGTGCACCAGAATGTAGAGAAAGTTTAAGAGTAGAACTTGTAGGACTAGGACAAGCTTTATCCCCTTCTAAGTGCAACTTAACCAATAAATCAGTATTGCACTTTGTTTGCAAAAGGTACATACCCGTTGAGTTTCAAAACACCTCAACACCAAGAAAGTAATGTAAGGGATCGAGATCCTTGAGTTGAAAAATTGCATTAAGATCTGAGATGAGTTTGGTGATGAGAATGTTGTTAGGCCCTGTCACTAGGAAGTCATCGACATAAACTAGTAGCAAAACAAGTGTAGGACCTGAGCCATAGATATAGAGGGAAGTATCAGACTTGGAAGCTACAAAACCCCAGCTGAGTAATGTTGATTTTAGCTTGTCATTCCAAGACTCAGAAGTCTATTTCAATCCATATAATGCCTTGTTGAGTTTACAGACATAGCTGGCCTTGTCTTGATCAATAAAAACTTGAGGTTGTTGTATGTAAACAACTTCATGAAGAGTCCCATTTAAAAAGGCATTACTGACATCTAATTGTTTGACCACCCAATAAGAAGAGACATCAAGTGTTAATACCGTTCTAACAGTCGCTGGTTTAACAACTGGACTGAAAGTTTCTTTATAGTCTATTATGGGTTCTTGAAGATAGCCCTTAGCATCAAGTCTAGACTTGTATTTATCCAAAGAACCGTCTGCTTTAAGCTTCACTCGAAACACACATTTGTTACCAATTAGATGCATGATAGGATCATATTGAACAAGAGTCCAAGTACCTTCTTTGAGTAATGCATCATACTCCCTTTTCATAGAAGCAAACCAGTGAGAATCCTTCAATGCAGCTCATGTACTGGTAGGTTTAGTAGGTAACAATGCTTCTGGTAAATGATGTAGAGTAGCTTGATAGGCTTTCAGCTTGTAAATGCAAAGCTGGGATCTGGTCACCATTTGATGAGTTCGAGGAGCAGAGAGAGGAATATTAGCAGCTATATCAGTTGCAGCAATGGTAGGAGGACCAATGGCAGTAGTATCATGGGATGGAGCATAGAGAGTAGGTGTGATGCCCTGGATAAcgaagaccattacattgtgtgtttaaaatagttcaggacttgctaatcaagtcgtttgaacataaatgtgattctaaagtcaactaacaggttagggttaaaatattttgatcataaatggttaattttaattaaaaaaatgtttaataaatgggatcccaaaacagggtttacaTGGCAAATACAACTCTCAAAGACTGATACAGCAAAAGCCAATCTAACGGCAAAATACAGTTTAAAGCTCTAATTCCTGTAAAATTCCCTCAGCCGTGggggtcgagcagctgacaatgtacactctgcccctagagctctctaactcatggttgatctagctttcctttgcctttacctgcaccacatagcacccgtgagccatggcccagcatgaaaaccataatcaacaagcatagatagtaACAAGAGAATATAATCAACTTCAATCCAATCAGTTTAATTAATCAGCAGAATATAGATATAAAGAtagacaacaataaacatatactttcaaacatATATCTCGATCAGTAATACAAACAattaggtgtcggcgcccttaggccgagccctctggttatttagctagtctcagctcgcttaggctgagaTGCGTtcagtatgctcttcatcagcccCGACACAATTAAGAAGTACTTTCATATTTCACATAACAAACATACATACAGAATACATACATTCAATTACAGATAATCTCAGTCTCAAACACAACCACataagtgcagttttcttacctcgaatcccaagCAATATATAAAGAGCAGTCCCAAGCacaatcctcagtcctgagccttaacgataatcctagtcacaatcaaCAATGGATAATGATCAAactctaatccaattaaatgttttggaaacaagcACTAGCCTCcagaacctcgaattctactaaaccgggtagtagaattcattcCGAGCGCTTAGGCTTAAATCAACGAGCCTCCCCGAGCTTGAAAACTAACCTAGGCAAAAATTGTCTAAGCGGGTCGCGACCTGGCCTTGGGGGTCGCAGcatgcctcaagtcagaggcataGCCTCTACATCTGGggggaggcaggccgcgacttgcccctaggGTCACAGTGCGCCCTCAAAACACCA from the Humulus lupulus chromosome X, drHumLupu1.1, whole genome shotgun sequence genome contains:
- the LOC133806847 gene encoding uncharacterized protein LOC133806847, whose translation is MGSIRTFELNQQIKQKGKLNHSIEKSKGIAFKVSEKDVSDDEKDDEIALLTRNFQKFMKKIGIKRIFQKLQKKEEIFLCLNNTLTDVDKKEIDLNSDKSELNEESLAESYKVLYGKWLQVYTENRSFVKMNKELSHNIKDFEEKNKCCEFELCSKNSELLFLTKELDKLKRNVKMLNPSSNIFEEGSVFTAEHAVSTEMKQSAAASQMWYFDSGCSRHMTGDRDFLVNIRPIQCGEVTFGNGLAGNVIGMGTLNFEGLPRLKNVILVEGLRTNLLSVSKICDKGYTVNFDSNRCSVVNDQDFFREESYTFYAFKSLCLKLCVEKYCNIGKIVRIRSDHGKEFENTVYDEFCKSKGISHEFSAPKTPQQNGVVERKN